The following proteins come from a genomic window of Gimesia chilikensis:
- a CDS encoding response regulator transcription factor, with translation MTIQQEATVFVVDDDPAIRKSLRWLIESVGLKVQTHELASEFLESYSPDHPGCLVLDVRIPGMSGLELQEKLRERGYDIPVIIVSGYGDVPMAVRAMKAGAVDFLEKPVSDQVLLDYIQKGIERDIQNKANREQNKELVERKATLTRRENEVMKYVVSGFSSREIAEKLNVSFKTVEAHRAKIMKKMQAKSVPKLIQMELQIQGSPTPTQER, from the coding sequence ATGACAATCCAACAGGAAGCAACCGTATTTGTCGTCGATGACGACCCGGCAATTCGCAAATCACTCCGCTGGCTGATTGAATCGGTCGGGCTCAAAGTTCAAACCCATGAACTCGCCAGCGAATTTCTGGAAAGTTATTCTCCCGATCACCCCGGCTGCCTGGTGCTCGATGTCCGCATCCCCGGTATGAGTGGTCTCGAACTGCAGGAGAAACTCAGGGAACGGGGCTACGACATTCCTGTCATCATCGTCTCCGGTTACGGAGATGTTCCCATGGCTGTCCGTGCCATGAAAGCGGGAGCCGTTGATTTCCTGGAAAAGCCGGTCAGCGACCAGGTTCTGCTGGATTACATCCAGAAAGGCATTGAACGCGATATCCAAAACAAGGCGAATCGAGAGCAGAACAAAGAACTCGTGGAACGCAAAGCGACACTTACCCGGCGCGAAAATGAAGTTATGAAATATGTCGTCTCGGGTTTCTCCAGCCGCGAAATTGCAGAGAAGTTGAATGTCAGCTTTAAGACGGTCGAAGCCCACCGCGCCAAGATCATGAAAAAAATGCAGGCGAAAAGTGTTCCCAAGCTGATTCAGATGGAACTGCAGATCCAGGGAAGCCCGACTCCGACTCAGGAACGCTGA
- the fhcD gene encoding formylmethanofuran--tetrahydromethanopterin N-formyltransferase, producing the protein MNTQPELAWNDVPVCDTFAEAFTTVGTRIIVTAISESWVRIAATEVTGYATSVIACDAEAGVEKFLSPEESPDGRPGVSLMFFAFSRSALEKAVTNRVGQCILTCPTTACYAGIPVTDPEKALALGKQLRFFGDGFQISKKWEDRRLWRIPVMDGEFVCEDRVGSFKGVAGGNLLICATNQSAGLLATEAAVTAMQAVDNVILPFPGGIVRSGSKVGSKYSALKASTNDAYCPTLRAETNSDLPEGTGCVYEIVIDGETFDDVQQAMCDGLQAATQLPGLLQITAGNYGGKLGKHHFHLAEVIAELKRR; encoded by the coding sequence TTGAATACTCAACCAGAACTGGCATGGAACGACGTTCCCGTCTGCGACACATTTGCAGAAGCATTCACCACGGTCGGAACCCGCATTATTGTGACCGCGATCTCCGAATCCTGGGTCCGGATCGCGGCAACCGAAGTCACCGGTTACGCCACCAGTGTCATCGCCTGTGATGCCGAAGCCGGTGTCGAAAAGTTCCTCTCCCCTGAAGAGAGCCCCGATGGACGTCCCGGCGTCAGCCTGATGTTCTTCGCCTTCAGCCGCTCTGCACTTGAGAAAGCAGTCACCAATCGCGTGGGTCAGTGCATCCTGACCTGTCCCACCACTGCCTGCTACGCCGGCATCCCGGTAACAGATCCCGAAAAAGCTCTGGCTTTAGGAAAACAGCTCCGCTTCTTTGGGGATGGGTTTCAGATTTCAAAGAAATGGGAGGATCGCCGCCTCTGGAGAATTCCCGTCATGGATGGCGAATTCGTCTGCGAAGATCGCGTCGGCTCCTTCAAAGGAGTCGCCGGGGGCAACCTGCTGATCTGCGCGACGAACCAGTCTGCGGGTCTGCTCGCAACCGAAGCGGCTGTTACCGCCATGCAAGCCGTTGACAATGTCATCCTCCCTTTCCCGGGAGGCATTGTCCGCAGCGGCAGTAAGGTCGGTTCGAAATATTCTGCGCTCAAAGCCAGTACGAACGACGCCTACTGCCCGACCCTCCGCGCCGAGACCAACTCTGATCTCCCCGAAGGTACAGGCTGCGTCTATGAAATCGTCATCGACGGCGAAACGTTCGACGACGTTCAACAGGCGATGTGCGACGGGCTGCAGGCAGCCACCCAGTTACCGGGACTGCTGCAGATCACAGCGGGTAACTACGGCGGCAAACTGGGCAAACACCATTTTCACCTGGCGGAAGTCATCGCTGAACTCAAACGGAGATAG
- a CDS encoding 2-oxoglutarate dehydrogenase E1 component has protein sequence MLDKPDPASSYHDGNGQSDVSLPDDLINELSSESLTFVEDLYTSYLESPSSVSEEWRNYFARFPQKSARKRKPGFGPTFKRHSMFNPPSPVRNEAVDRQTMKIADRQERLDQLIRNYRVRGHILASLDPLGKKRATPAELMPEFYDFSERDYDRVFSTSTFGGPKQRTLREMIQWLKNTYCRSIGAQFMHIDSLRVREWLQTRMESTANFLKFERPEALRILRRLTDAVGFEEFIQKKYVGLKSFSLEGAESLIPLLDLAIEKAGEQGVDEIVFGMAHRGRLNVLTNIMGKKPREIFREYEDSVPEMSVGRGDVKYHLGYSSDWMTESGHNVHLTLCFNPSHLEFVNPVAMGRMRAKQDRWHNIDRTKGMVLLIHGDAAFAGEGVVQESLNLSELRGYRTGGTIHVVVNNQIGFTTDPAQSRSSTYATDVAKMLQIPIFHVNGEDPEAVAQVVRLAMDFRKEFHRDVVIDMYCYRRRGHNEGDEPSFTQPLMYDVIDKRPSVRDSFLQRMLERKSVTEEDADRLQEESVSHLEAELAAARVENYPHKVELPGGIWTGYRGGKELPADQIDTGVPEESLSNLLLKQTELPDGFTPHKKIKRLLQIRKDMAAGERKLDWGTAEALAFASLLTEGYRIRVSGQDAQRGTFSHRHAVLHDVKTGKKYTPLKHLVSGQGTVEIVNSPLSEAGVLGFDYGYSLDCPDGLIIWEAQFGDFVNAAQVIIDQFIVSAEDKWQRYSGMVMLLPHGFEGQGPEHSSARFERFLQLAAESNIQIAVPTTPDQFFHLLRRQVIRKWRKPLIVMTPKSLLRHRDAVSSFSSLTSGSYMKVIGDTSDLNPQKVKRILLCTGKIYYDLNERRRQTERDDVAIVRIEQLYPVPHEDLEAALAPYPEGTPVYWVQEEPENMGAWRFIYCRFKGNLFGRHPLHGVYRPASASPATGSGRSHQFEQEMLLTESFRDDS, from the coding sequence ATGTTAGATAAACCAGATCCCGCTTCGTCTTACCATGACGGCAACGGGCAGAGCGACGTTTCGCTGCCCGACGATTTAATTAACGAATTAAGCTCGGAATCGTTAACCTTCGTAGAAGACCTCTACACGAGCTATCTGGAGTCACCCAGTTCGGTGAGCGAGGAATGGCGAAATTATTTTGCCAGGTTCCCCCAGAAGTCAGCCCGTAAACGCAAGCCGGGTTTCGGTCCCACATTCAAACGTCATTCGATGTTCAATCCGCCGTCACCCGTCCGGAATGAGGCCGTCGATCGCCAGACAATGAAGATCGCCGACCGGCAGGAACGTCTGGACCAGTTGATCCGTAACTATCGCGTGCGGGGACACATTCTGGCGTCGCTCGATCCGTTGGGGAAAAAGCGGGCAACACCGGCTGAACTGATGCCCGAGTTTTACGATTTCTCCGAGCGGGATTACGACCGGGTCTTTTCGACCTCCACTTTTGGTGGTCCGAAACAGCGAACGCTGCGGGAAATGATTCAGTGGCTGAAAAACACCTACTGCCGGTCGATCGGTGCGCAGTTCATGCACATCGACAGTCTGCGGGTTCGTGAGTGGTTGCAGACCCGAATGGAAAGTACAGCGAACTTCCTCAAGTTCGAGCGTCCCGAAGCGCTGCGGATTCTGCGTCGACTGACCGACGCCGTCGGCTTTGAAGAATTCATTCAGAAAAAGTATGTCGGCCTGAAGAGCTTCTCGCTGGAAGGGGCAGAAAGTCTGATTCCACTGCTCGACCTGGCGATTGAAAAAGCAGGTGAGCAGGGGGTCGATGAAATCGTATTCGGTATGGCCCACCGCGGTCGTTTGAACGTGCTGACCAATATCATGGGCAAAAAGCCTCGTGAGATTTTCCGCGAATACGAAGATTCGGTTCCAGAAATGAGCGTGGGACGCGGCGACGTGAAATACCACCTGGGTTACAGCTCGGACTGGATGACCGAATCCGGACACAACGTCCACCTGACGCTCTGTTTCAACCCGAGCCACCTGGAATTCGTGAACCCGGTTGCCATGGGACGTATGCGGGCCAAACAGGATCGCTGGCACAACATTGACCGGACCAAGGGGATGGTGCTGCTGATTCACGGTGACGCCGCGTTTGCCGGCGAAGGCGTGGTGCAGGAAAGCCTGAACCTGAGCGAACTGCGGGGTTACCGCACGGGGGGAACGATTCACGTTGTCGTGAATAACCAGATCGGTTTCACCACCGACCCCGCTCAGAGCCGCTCTTCGACCTACGCGACCGATGTGGCCAAGATGCTGCAGATTCCAATCTTCCACGTCAACGGTGAAGATCCGGAAGCAGTCGCCCAGGTTGTCCGTCTGGCGATGGACTTCCGCAAAGAATTCCATCGGGATGTGGTCATCGACATGTACTGCTATCGTCGTCGTGGGCATAACGAAGGGGATGAGCCTTCATTCACTCAGCCTCTGATGTATGATGTGATCGACAAGCGGCCGTCTGTCCGCGACAGCTTCCTGCAGCGGATGCTGGAACGAAAGTCGGTCACCGAGGAAGATGCCGACCGGTTACAGGAAGAAAGTGTTTCCCATCTGGAAGCCGAACTGGCGGCAGCCCGGGTCGAGAATTATCCTCATAAGGTCGAACTGCCCGGCGGGATCTGGACCGGTTATCGGGGCGGAAAAGAACTGCCCGCGGATCAGATCGATACCGGAGTTCCCGAGGAGAGTCTCTCTAATTTGCTGTTGAAGCAGACCGAACTGCCCGATGGTTTTACGCCGCACAAGAAAATCAAACGCTTGCTGCAGATCCGAAAGGATATGGCCGCAGGAGAGCGGAAGCTGGACTGGGGAACGGCAGAAGCCCTGGCATTCGCGTCATTGCTGACCGAAGGTTACCGGATTCGCGTCAGCGGTCAGGATGCACAGCGTGGTACTTTCAGCCATCGTCATGCCGTACTGCACGACGTGAAGACCGGTAAAAAGTACACACCGCTCAAGCACCTGGTTTCAGGGCAGGGCACCGTCGAGATTGTGAACAGCCCGCTTTCCGAAGCAGGGGTTTTAGGTTTCGACTATGGCTACAGCCTGGACTGTCCCGATGGTCTGATTATCTGGGAAGCCCAGTTTGGCGATTTCGTCAACGCGGCTCAGGTCATCATCGACCAGTTTATTGTCAGTGCAGAAGACAAGTGGCAACGCTACAGCGGCATGGTCATGCTGCTGCCTCACGGGTTTGAAGGTCAGGGACCGGAACATTCCAGTGCCCGCTTCGAGCGTTTCCTGCAACTGGCGGCGGAAAGTAATATTCAGATTGCGGTACCGACTACGCCGGACCAGTTCTTCCATCTGCTCAGACGTCAGGTCATCCGCAAGTGGCGTAAGCCTCTGATCGTAATGACTCCCAAGAGTCTGCTCCGACATCGCGATGCGGTTTCCAGTTTCAGTTCGCTGACCTCTGGTTCCTACATGAAGGTGATCGGCGATACGAGCGATCTGAATCCGCAGAAAGTAAAACGGATTCTGCTGTGTACCGGGAAGATCTATTATGATCTGAACGAACGCCGTCGTCAGACCGAACGTGACGATGTGGCCATCGTGCGAATCGAGCAGCTTTATCCAGTGCCTCATGAAGATCTGGAAGCAGCCCTGGCACCCTATCCGGAAGGAACCCCGGTTTACTGGGTTCAGGAAGAACCGGAAAACATGGGCGCCTGGCGATTCATTTACTGCCGATTCAAAGGAAACCTGTTTGGGCGCCATCCGCTGCACGGGGTTTATCGTCCCGCGAGTGCCAGCCCGGCAACAGGCTCCGGTCGCAGCCATCAGTTCGAACAGGAAATGCTGCTTACAGAAAGTTTCCGGGACGACTCTTAG
- a CDS encoding DUF3467 domain-containing protein: protein MSAKKDDKPAEATPEPAAEQAQAPAQQQQQVKVNDANVIASYANFCRVSSTPEELILDLGLNPQPLDPANTEITVGQRIILNHYTAKRLLSALSMALQRHEQAFGVLETDIRKRVVRQQQT, encoded by the coding sequence GTGAGTGCTAAGAAAGATGACAAACCAGCTGAAGCAACACCAGAACCAGCTGCAGAACAGGCTCAGGCCCCGGCTCAGCAGCAGCAGCAGGTCAAGGTTAATGATGCAAATGTCATTGCCAGCTATGCCAATTTCTGTCGCGTTTCCAGTACTCCAGAAGAGTTGATTCTGGACCTGGGACTGAACCCGCAGCCACTGGATCCCGCCAACACTGAAATCACCGTGGGACAGCGGATCATTCTGAATCACTACACAGCCAAGCGTCTGTTGAGTGCTCTCTCAATGGCTCTGCAGCGGCATGAGCAGGCCTTCGGTGTTCTGGAAACAGACATCCGGAAACGCGTCGTGCGTCAGCAGCAGACCTAG